One Parasphingorhabdus cellanae genomic region harbors:
- a CDS encoding MFS transporter: MAEKPRQGFWGLWNISFGFFGIQIGFALQNANMSRIFQSLGAELDNLSVLWIAAPLTGLLVQPIVGYFSDKTWLGKLGRRRPYFLAGAILATIALLVMPQSTVLWFSVAMLWILDASINISMEPFRAFVGDMLRKDQHSAGYAVQTAFIGAGAVVGSIFPWVLEQLSVSNVAPDGGIPDTVRYAFWFGGIMFLLSVLWTVFLTEEYSPEEMAAFDGVASEEEAGHTIRALAAKSFTSSFVWIGAGIAVMLAVAQFSLEKEVYLLGALLAGYGAASIGGIMLARGGSSNNMLSSIVGDFSGMPDLMKRLAVVQFFSWSALFIMWINTTPVVAQYVFNSADPQSAGYQEAGNWVGVLFTVYNGVAALAALSLLPWLAGKFGKAKTHIICLLCGAAGYASFFILRDKSLLLISEIGIGIAWASILAMPYAILASSLPQRKLGIYMGLFNIFIVVPQLLVATVMGSIMKAFFPTEPIWTMAFAASVLVIAALAMLRVDAVLPKESALKAKTAS, encoded by the coding sequence ATGGCGGAGAAACCACGGCAGGGCTTTTGGGGCCTATGGAATATCAGCTTCGGCTTTTTCGGCATTCAAATCGGCTTTGCATTGCAAAATGCGAATATGAGCCGGATTTTCCAATCACTGGGCGCAGAGCTCGATAATCTATCGGTCCTGTGGATCGCCGCTCCGCTAACCGGATTGCTGGTGCAACCGATTGTCGGCTATTTTAGCGACAAGACCTGGCTCGGCAAGCTTGGCAGGCGGCGTCCCTATTTTCTGGCGGGCGCAATATTGGCCACTATCGCCCTACTCGTCATGCCGCAATCGACTGTCTTGTGGTTCTCGGTCGCGATGCTCTGGATTCTCGACGCCTCAATCAACATTTCGATGGAACCGTTTCGCGCCTTTGTCGGGGATATGCTCCGAAAGGACCAGCATAGCGCGGGCTATGCCGTGCAAACCGCTTTTATCGGCGCGGGTGCGGTTGTCGGGTCGATCTTCCCATGGGTGCTGGAACAACTCAGTGTTTCCAACGTGGCCCCGGATGGCGGGATCCCTGATACCGTACGCTATGCCTTCTGGTTCGGGGGGATCATGTTCCTGCTATCGGTATTGTGGACGGTGTTCCTGACCGAAGAATATAGTCCAGAGGAAATGGCTGCCTTTGATGGCGTCGCCAGCGAAGAAGAGGCAGGCCACACCATCCGCGCGCTAGCCGCAAAAAGCTTCACTTCCAGCTTTGTCTGGATCGGGGCGGGCATTGCCGTGATGCTCGCAGTGGCGCAATTCAGTCTCGAAAAAGAAGTCTATCTGCTCGGCGCCCTGCTCGCGGGCTATGGCGCCGCCAGCATCGGGGGGATCATGCTCGCCCGTGGCGGCAGTTCCAACAATATGCTCAGCAGCATCGTCGGTGATTTCTCTGGCATGCCGGATTTGATGAAGCGACTGGCAGTCGTTCAGTTCTTCAGCTGGTCTGCGCTGTTCATCATGTGGATCAACACCACGCCGGTGGTCGCCCAATATGTGTTCAATTCGGCAGACCCGCAAAGCGCCGGCTATCAGGAAGCGGGCAATTGGGTGGGCGTGCTCTTCACGGTCTATAACGGCGTTGCGGCCTTGGCAGCGCTGTCCCTGCTCCCCTGGCTTGCCGGCAAGTTTGGCAAGGCCAAAACCCATATCATCTGCCTGCTTTGCGGGGCCGCGGGCTATGCAAGCTTTTTCATCTTGCGCGACAAAAGCTTGTTGCTGATCAGCGAAATTGGCATCGGCATCGCCTGGGCATCGATATTGGCCATGCCTTATGCGATATTGGCCTCTAGCCTGCCGCAACGAAAGCTTGGTATCTATATGGGACTGTTCAATATTTTCATCGTTGTGCCGCAATTATTGGTGGCCACGGTCATGGGCTCGATCATGAAAGCGTTTTTCCCGACCGAGCCGATCTGGACCATGGCTTTTGCCGCATCAGTGTTGGTGATAGCCGCGCTGGCAATGCTCCGCGTCGATGCTGTCCTGCCGAAAGAGTCCGCGCTCAAGGCGAAGACCGCAAGTTAA
- a CDS encoding LacI family DNA-binding transcriptional regulator, with product MGSVPSRKPTSFDIAYLAGVSQPTVSRALRNSPSVSPATREKIQQIAKELNYKVDKNASSLRSQQSNTLALLFFEDPTPDDSHINPFFLSMLGSITRQCARKGYDLLISFQQLSGDWHTDYQDSHRADGIILLGYGDYEDYRDRLTHLVEQGTHFVRWGLAGTDEPGLTLGSDNRGGGKKAVQHLLENGCRNIAFIGTASSHAPEFEARWLGYCDALTEAGIAVDPALQRDGISSEESGTEAVQSMLASGQKFDAIFAASDLIAIGAMRAVQDAGLKIPDDVAVVGFDDIPASSMTAPPLTTVTQDLKAAGEALVTALLQQISGEKVESFALPVNLMIRDSSAASKA from the coding sequence ATGGGTAGCGTGCCATCACGCAAACCGACATCGTTCGACATAGCCTATCTGGCCGGCGTGTCGCAGCCAACTGTCTCGCGCGCGCTCCGCAACAGTCCGTCGGTCAGCCCCGCGACACGCGAAAAAATTCAGCAAATTGCAAAAGAGCTTAACTACAAGGTTGACAAAAACGCGTCTTCCCTGCGGTCCCAGCAAAGCAATACGCTGGCGCTGCTATTCTTTGAAGATCCTACGCCCGATGACAGCCATATCAACCCCTTTTTCCTCTCGATGCTGGGATCAATCACCCGGCAATGTGCCCGGAAGGGTTATGATCTTTTGATTTCGTTCCAACAGCTTTCCGGCGATTGGCACACGGATTATCAGGATAGCCACCGCGCAGACGGTATCATCTTGCTCGGCTATGGCGACTATGAAGATTATCGCGACCGGCTCACCCATCTGGTGGAACAAGGGACACATTTCGTGCGCTGGGGCCTTGCCGGAACCGACGAGCCGGGATTGACACTGGGGTCCGACAATCGCGGCGGCGGTAAAAAGGCAGTCCAGCATTTGTTGGAAAATGGCTGCCGGAATATCGCATTTATCGGCACCGCATCCAGCCATGCGCCCGAATTTGAAGCCCGCTGGCTGGGATATTGTGACGCATTGACCGAAGCGGGAATTGCCGTTGATCCGGCCTTGCAGCGAGACGGGATTAGCAGCGAGGAAAGCGGCACCGAAGCTGTGCAATCCATGCTCGCCAGCGGCCAGAAATTTGACGCGATCTTTGCGGCATCCGACCTCATCGCCATAGGCGCGATGCGCGCGGTGCAGGATGCGGGCCTGAAAATCCCGGATGATGTCGCGGTGGTCGGCTTTGACGATATTCCCGCATCCAGCATGACCGCGCCGCCGCTAACCACCGTGACCCAGGATTTGAAGGCGGCGGGCGAAGCGCTCGTGACCGCGCTATTGCAACAAATTAGCGGGGAAAAGGTGGAATCTTTCGCGCTTCCGGTTAATCTCATGATCCGCGATTCCTCGGCCGCTTCGAAAGCATAA
- a CDS encoding TonB-dependent receptor codes for MALGLTLAIAAGSTSAFAQDADQENQSTAEIDEDKGVIVVTGFRASLESAVNEKKQSDQILESVTAEDIGKLPDASIGESIARLPGLTSQRLNGRANVIAVRGLGPDFSQTLLNGREQTSTGDNRAVEFDQYPSEVVSQVVVYKSPNASLVGQGLAGTIDVRTIRPLEYRERVIAVGARGTYADLGALNAGSSKYGYRVNGTYVDQFADDTIGIAIAAAYVDEPYQLQEFNAWGYAGDGSAAEPFVIGGSKSFVTSTELKRFGINGTLQYKPSDTVMMTFDGFYSNFNDDQSKRGIELPLAFGAGFGTTGDPSTATVSDGFATAGTFENVRGVIRNDIFQRKADLYSFGYNATYEGDDGWKAFIDIGYSKTDRNELSIESYSGTGFNGDDTGNGASATIGFQSGSSGTVFDPSLDYSDSSAIFLTDPLGWGGGVVPQAGYYNNRIVEDELKQYRVGVEKEFDGGFIKAVKFGLNYTDRDKSLTPDESLVRLAGGALQTAIPQDALLRPTNLDYLGLGPVVSYDARQLIDDGVLILEPNNVPDVFAKAFTVSEDIMTMYLQADIEQEFSNATLTGNFGVQAINTDQSSSGPTFADGVRSDRTLGDSYWDVLPSLNLSLRFDSDFIIRFAAAREIQRPQIDDMKVSLEYGRNETDPSGVFLDGKGGNPFLRPYRANAIDLNFEKYFGQSAVISLQLFYKDIVSYIDPAKQPFDFTGLPLPQGLPIDTPIGLLERAVNTGGGDFYGGELAITLPFNNITEALDGFGVTGGVGYTESKVVDANGDIDPIPGYSKWTANGTLFFEKWGFNSRVSARYRSRFLADFSGFGGNLIRRLALPETIVDAQIGYDFQEGSALEGLSLYLQGQNLTDERFASIDGDGTRLKVIDYQIYGRRFLIGASFKF; via the coding sequence ATGGCTTTGGGTTTGACGCTGGCAATCGCGGCAGGCAGCACATCGGCATTTGCCCAGGATGCCGATCAGGAAAACCAATCCACGGCTGAGATTGACGAGGATAAAGGCGTTATCGTCGTCACCGGTTTTCGCGCCAGTCTGGAAAGTGCAGTTAACGAGAAAAAGCAGAGCGACCAGATTTTGGAATCGGTCACGGCTGAAGATATCGGCAAGCTGCCTGACGCATCTATCGGTGAGTCCATTGCCCGCTTACCTGGCCTGACATCGCAGCGGCTTAATGGCCGCGCCAATGTGATCGCCGTTCGCGGTCTGGGCCCGGATTTCTCGCAAACATTGCTTAATGGCCGCGAGCAAACTTCCACCGGTGACAATCGCGCGGTTGAATTTGACCAATATCCCTCCGAAGTGGTCAGCCAGGTCGTTGTTTATAAATCCCCCAATGCATCTTTGGTCGGACAAGGCCTGGCTGGCACGATTGATGTTCGCACGATCCGCCCGCTGGAATATCGCGAGCGGGTCATCGCGGTTGGTGCGCGCGGGACATATGCTGATCTTGGCGCCCTGAACGCCGGATCGTCAAAATATGGCTACCGCGTCAACGGCACTTATGTCGACCAGTTTGCCGATGATACCATCGGTATCGCGATCGCCGCGGCCTATGTTGACGAGCCTTATCAGCTTCAGGAATTTAACGCCTGGGGCTATGCAGGCGATGGATCAGCAGCGGAGCCATTCGTTATCGGCGGTTCGAAATCATTTGTGACCTCTACGGAATTGAAGCGTTTCGGTATCAACGGTACGTTGCAGTATAAACCATCCGATACCGTCATGATGACGTTCGATGGTTTCTATTCGAACTTTAACGACGACCAGTCGAAGCGCGGTATTGAATTGCCTCTCGCCTTTGGTGCCGGATTTGGCACGACGGGCGATCCCAGTACGGCGACGGTTTCGGACGGATTTGCCACGGCAGGTACATTTGAAAACGTCCGCGGGGTCATTCGCAATGATATTTTTCAGCGCAAAGCTGATCTCTATTCCTTCGGCTATAATGCCACCTATGAAGGCGATGATGGATGGAAAGCCTTTATTGATATCGGCTATTCCAAAACCGATCGCAACGAACTGAGCATTGAGAGCTATTCGGGAACCGGTTTTAACGGCGATGATACCGGCAACGGTGCTTCGGCGACCATCGGGTTCCAGTCCGGCTCCAGCGGCACAGTCTTTGATCCGTCGCTGGATTACAGCGACTCCAGCGCGATTTTCCTGACCGATCCGTTGGGTTGGGGCGGCGGTGTGGTGCCGCAGGCCGGCTATTATAACAACCGGATCGTTGAAGACGAACTCAAGCAATATCGCGTTGGTGTTGAAAAAGAATTTGATGGCGGGTTTATCAAGGCCGTTAAATTTGGTCTTAACTATACAGATCGCGACAAAAGCCTGACGCCGGACGAGTCCCTAGTGCGTCTTGCTGGTGGCGCTTTACAGACAGCCATTCCCCAGGACGCGCTGCTGCGCCCGACCAATCTGGACTATCTCGGCCTTGGTCCGGTTGTCAGCTATGACGCGCGCCAGTTAATTGACGATGGCGTCTTGATACTCGAGCCCAATAATGTGCCGGATGTTTTCGCCAAAGCTTTTACTGTCAGCGAAGATATCATGACCATGTATCTGCAAGCGGATATCGAGCAGGAATTCAGTAACGCAACCCTGACCGGCAATTTCGGGGTGCAAGCAATCAATACCGATCAGTCTTCCAGTGGCCCCACTTTTGCTGACGGTGTGCGTTCTGACCGTACGCTGGGTGACAGCTACTGGGATGTCCTTCCTAGCCTCAATTTATCGTTGCGTTTCGACAGTGATTTCATCATCCGCTTTGCTGCCGCACGCGAGATTCAGCGGCCACAGATTGATGATATGAAAGTATCACTGGAATATGGCCGCAATGAAACCGATCCCAGTGGCGTTTTCCTCGACGGTAAAGGTGGCAACCCGTTTCTACGGCCCTATCGTGCGAATGCGATTGACCTGAACTTTGAAAAATATTTTGGCCAGTCGGCGGTTATTTCTTTGCAGCTGTTCTACAAGGATATCGTCAGCTATATTGATCCGGCAAAACAGCCCTTTGATTTTACTGGCCTGCCGCTTCCGCAAGGCCTGCCAATTGATACGCCTATTGGCTTGCTGGAGCGAGCGGTTAACACGGGCGGCGGTGATTTTTACGGCGGCGAACTCGCAATCACACTGCCCTTCAACAATATTACCGAGGCTCTGGACGGCTTTGGTGTGACCGGCGGTGTTGGCTATACCGAAAGCAAGGTAGTAGATGCCAATGGTGATATTGATCCTATTCCCGGCTATTCCAAATGGACGGCCAACGGCACATTATTCTTTGAAAAATGGGGCTTTAACTCCCGTGTCAGCGCCCGTTATCGGTCACGGTTCCTCGCAGATTTCAGTGGTTTCGGTGGCAATTTGATCCGGCGACTCGCCTTGCCGGAAACTATTGTCGATGCGCAAATCGGCTATGACTTTCAGGAGGGCAGCGCCTTGGAAGGTCTGTCCCTTTATCTGCAGGGTCAAAACCTGACCGACGAGCGCTTTGCATCCATTGATGGTGACGGCACCCGTTTGAAAGTGATCGATTATCAGATTTATGGCCGCCGATTCCTGATCGGAGCGTCATTTAAATTCTGA
- a CDS encoding tryptophan halogenase family protein produces the protein MAAAALSRFLGKQANITLIESDAIGTVGVGEATIPQIRLFNHGLGIDENAFVAATQGSFKLGIQFDGWNGDDQHYIHAFGNIGRQLGLVGYHHYWLRALKGSQNNDLWSASPCAVAANENRFARVEERPGQLPSGVAYAYHFDAGLYAKFLRQYAETNGVKRIEGTIAEVAQHPESGVIQSLHLESGQAIAGDFFIDCSGFRGLLIEGALNAGYDDWRHWLPCDRAVAVPCEASQPLTPYTKASARKAGWQWRIPLQHRTGNGHVYSSAHISDDEAASILLDNLDGAALDDPRQLQFTTGKRKRAWVKNCVALGLSAGFMEPLESTSIHLIQSAIARLLQLLPGAHIAEADIAEYNCQTDFEWERIRDFLILHYHANGRNEPFWQAVRDAEIPDSLAHKIALFEANGRIVREHEELFTEAGWLQVLIGQGIMPDGYHPLADQLSEKDLSEFLKLAGQHATAVASRMPDHGDYIAQHCAAAQISSPTNRILA, from the coding sequence ATGGCAGCGGCAGCGCTCAGCCGCTTCCTTGGAAAACAGGCCAATATCACATTGATCGAATCCGATGCGATTGGGACAGTCGGTGTCGGCGAAGCGACCATTCCCCAGATCCGCCTGTTCAATCACGGTCTTGGCATTGACGAAAATGCCTTTGTTGCCGCGACCCAGGGCAGTTTCAAACTCGGCATCCAGTTTGATGGATGGAATGGAGACGATCAGCACTATATTCATGCCTTTGGCAATATCGGCCGGCAGCTCGGACTTGTTGGTTATCACCACTATTGGCTGCGCGCGCTGAAAGGCAGTCAAAACAATGACTTATGGTCCGCCAGTCCTTGCGCTGTGGCTGCTAACGAGAACCGCTTTGCGCGTGTCGAAGAACGGCCCGGCCAGCTTCCGAGCGGTGTTGCTTATGCCTATCATTTTGACGCGGGACTCTATGCCAAGTTCCTTCGGCAATATGCTGAAACGAACGGTGTTAAGCGTATCGAGGGAACCATCGCGGAGGTTGCGCAACATCCCGAAAGTGGAGTGATCCAATCGCTGCATCTGGAATCCGGGCAGGCGATCGCAGGCGATTTTTTTATCGATTGTTCCGGTTTTCGCGGTCTGCTGATCGAAGGGGCGTTGAACGCTGGCTATGATGACTGGCGCCATTGGTTGCCATGCGACCGTGCGGTAGCTGTGCCCTGCGAAGCAAGCCAGCCGCTGACGCCCTACACCAAGGCATCCGCACGCAAGGCTGGGTGGCAATGGCGTATTCCGCTGCAGCACCGCACCGGCAACGGACATGTCTATAGCAGCGCCCATATTTCGGATGACGAGGCCGCATCAATCCTGCTCGATAATCTGGACGGAGCCGCGTTGGATGATCCCCGCCAGCTGCAATTCACGACTGGCAAACGCAAGCGCGCATGGGTGAAAAACTGTGTGGCGCTTGGCCTGTCCGCAGGCTTTATGGAGCCGCTGGAATCGACCAGCATCCACCTCATCCAATCCGCTATCGCGCGGCTGCTGCAACTGCTTCCCGGTGCGCATATCGCTGAGGCGGATATCGCCGAATATAACTGTCAGACAGACTTTGAATGGGAACGCATTCGCGATTTCCTTATCCTGCATTACCACGCCAATGGCCGGAACGAACCGTTCTGGCAGGCCGTCCGCGACGCCGAAATCCCCGATAGCCTGGCCCATAAAATCGCCCTTTTCGAAGCCAACGGCCGGATCGTGCGTGAACATGAAGAATTGTTCACCGAAGCGGGCTGGCTGCAGGTTTTGATCGGGCAGGGGATCATGCCCGATGGCTATCATCCGCTTGCCGATCAACTTAGCGAGAAGGATTTGAGTGAGTTTCTGAAGCTCGCCGGGCAGCATGCCACGGCCGTCGCGTCGCGTATGCCGGATCACGGCGACTATATTGCGCAGCACTGCGCCGCCGCACAAATATCCTCCCCAACCAACAGGATCTTAGCATGA
- a CDS encoding alpha-amylase family glycosyl hydrolase, whose protein sequence is MIKKISLLSSLVLSASLLSGCGQAQAQDAPVYGTGKAAVALNDVRTRLPEDEIIYFVLPDRFENGDPQNDTASIAGGRLKSGYDPTHKGFYHGGDLKGLTEKLDYIQGLGITAIWFAPIFKNKPVQGPSGNQSAGYHGYWVTDFTQVDPHFGSNDEFRAFVDAAHARGMKVYMDIIANHTADVLYPKECEGQKECVYRSKADYPYHRKGGVDGTAINEGFAGDTVMTAENFAKLTDPTYAYTPVTPAGEENIKVPAWLNDPIWYHNRGDTTFEGESSRYGDFVGLDDLMTENPRVVEGIIAIFGDWIDKYGIDGFRIDTAKHVNPEFWTRFTPAMLERAKAKGIDNFHIFGEVYAHEVDPGFLAQFTKRDELPTVLDFAFQVAAHDMLTGKAGTHLFGKLIDGDVLYAGGEATARQLPTFLGNHDMGRMAHMLDKAYPDASEEERLARISLAHVLLMATRGVPTIYSGDEQGFVGDGGDQAAREDMFSSQVASYNDNRLVGTDATTAEANFDNRHPLYRLIAQLSAIRKQTPQLRYGRTVLRASNEKPGLLAFTRGDDDGTEVFVALNMTNEAIKHNVEVGMNSEVFSTLAGQCPATISAPGSVAVNLPPLGYAICQAAPQDKK, encoded by the coding sequence ATGATAAAGAAAATTTCTTTGCTCTCTAGTCTGGTATTGTCGGCTTCGCTTCTAAGCGGCTGCGGCCAAGCGCAAGCGCAAGATGCGCCGGTCTATGGCACGGGTAAGGCAGCTGTTGCGTTAAACGATGTCAGAACGCGGCTGCCTGAAGATGAAATCATCTATTTCGTGCTGCCAGACCGGTTTGAAAATGGTGATCCACAGAATGACACCGCCAGCATAGCAGGCGGGCGCCTGAAATCCGGCTATGATCCAACCCATAAGGGCTTTTATCATGGCGGCGATCTGAAAGGGCTGACCGAGAAACTCGATTATATTCAAGGGCTTGGTATCACCGCCATCTGGTTTGCACCGATTTTTAAAAACAAGCCGGTGCAAGGTCCATCCGGAAACCAGAGCGCTGGCTATCATGGCTATTGGGTCACCGACTTTACCCAGGTGGACCCGCATTTCGGGTCCAATGACGAATTTCGCGCTTTTGTTGACGCCGCCCATGCACGCGGCATGAAAGTCTATATGGACATTATTGCCAATCACACGGCGGATGTCCTGTATCCCAAGGAATGTGAAGGCCAGAAGGAATGCGTTTATCGCAGCAAGGCCGATTATCCCTATCACCGAAAAGGCGGCGTCGATGGCACGGCTATTAATGAGGGCTTTGCCGGTGACACGGTGATGACAGCGGAAAATTTCGCGAAGCTGACTGATCCGACCTATGCTTACACACCGGTAACGCCTGCAGGCGAAGAAAATATCAAGGTTCCCGCGTGGCTCAATGATCCGATCTGGTATCACAATCGCGGTGATACGACCTTTGAAGGGGAATCATCGCGCTATGGTGATTTTGTCGGCCTCGATGACCTGATGACGGAAAACCCGCGCGTGGTGGAAGGGATTATCGCAATATTCGGCGACTGGATCGACAAATATGGCATTGATGGCTTTCGCATCGATACCGCCAAACATGTGAACCCGGAATTCTGGACACGCTTCACCCCTGCCATGCTCGAACGCGCGAAAGCCAAAGGCATAGACAATTTTCATATCTTTGGCGAAGTCTATGCGCATGAAGTCGATCCCGGTTTTCTCGCGCAATTCACAAAGCGCGATGAGTTGCCAACTGTTCTCGATTTCGCGTTTCAGGTCGCGGCGCACGATATGTTGACGGGCAAGGCGGGAACCCATCTTTTTGGCAAGCTGATTGACGGCGATGTGCTTTACGCAGGCGGCGAGGCCACCGCGCGCCAATTGCCAACTTTCCTCGGCAATCATGACATGGGCCGGATGGCGCATATGCTGGATAAGGCTTATCCCGATGCGAGCGAAGAAGAACGGCTGGCGCGCATATCGCTGGCGCATGTCTTGCTGATGGCGACGCGCGGGGTTCCAACCATCTATTCGGGCGACGAACAAGGTTTTGTCGGCGATGGCGGCGATCAGGCTGCGCGTGAGGATATGTTCTCCAGCCAAGTCGCCAGCTATAACGACAACCGCTTGGTCGGCACCGATGCCACCACCGCCGAGGCGAATTTTGATAATCGGCATCCGCTTTACCGGCTCATCGCCCAGCTGAGCGCGATACGGAAACAGACGCCGCAATTGCGCTATGGCCGGACGGTGCTGCGGGCCAGCAACGAGAAGCCTGGGCTGCTCGCCTTCACCCGCGGAGACGACGATGGGACCGAGGTATTTGTGGCGCTCAATATGACCAACGAAGCGATCAAACACAATGTCGAAGTGGGTATGAATTCAGAGGTTTTTTCCACTCTGGCCGGCCAATGCCCCGCCACCATTTCGGCCCCCGGATCGGTTGCCGTCAACCTGCCT